The Psychrobacter sp. LV10R520-6 genome includes a region encoding these proteins:
- a CDS encoding DUF2789 family protein, whose amino-acid sequence MLGEPDYTINDLFAQLGLDSSDEAIDNFVEKHQLAKSEKLIESNVWNDNQRMFLQEEWTKDAAWVEIIDDLNVRMHPDA is encoded by the coding sequence ATGTTAGGTGAACCAGATTATACTATTAATGACTTATTTGCCCAGTTAGGATTGGACAGTTCAGATGAAGCTATCGACAATTTCGTTGAAAAACACCAGCTGGCAAAAAGTGAAAAATTGATAGAGTCTAACGTTTGGAATGACAATCAACGTATGTTTTTACAAGAAGAATGGACCAAAGATGCGGCGTGGGTCGAGATTATTGACGATCTGAATGTACGTATGCACCCAGACGCCTAA
- the ribF gene encoding riboflavin biosynthesis protein RibF, whose product MNTYFLEQLIALPSTAPTDTSLIELAPCVLTIGNFDGVHLGHQAMLAQVRTLANEQKLSAAVMIFEPQPREFFAPATAPARLTNLAEKQALLAEYGVETLIVAGFDTDFRSLSAQAFADLLALRLNVQALVLGDDFRFGHDRTGDSQFLRNYGLHVTNLHTVTDDNPINNNTAERISSTRVRDLLLAGDISAANQLLGRDYAITGLVIGGDKIGRTLDFPTANIDLARLKPALHGIFAVDVVGLDKYGQIIPNGLTTLAENEQTGVAGLRSHSLFGTASVGIRPSVDKGHDWRLEVHFPQFHADLYEQTLHVRFLHFLHGERHYDGLEALKSGINNDVTDLLEWRAQQPD is encoded by the coding sequence ATGAATACCTATTTTCTTGAGCAACTGATTGCGTTACCAAGCACGGCGCCTACGGATACCAGCCTAATAGAGTTAGCGCCTTGTGTGCTTACTATTGGCAACTTCGATGGTGTCCATCTGGGTCATCAAGCGATGCTCGCCCAAGTGCGCACATTGGCGAATGAGCAAAAGCTGAGCGCGGCGGTAATGATATTCGAACCACAGCCACGCGAATTTTTTGCACCGGCTACCGCCCCTGCGCGCCTGACTAATTTAGCAGAAAAACAAGCCTTGCTAGCCGAGTACGGGGTCGAAACCTTGATCGTAGCAGGTTTCGATACTGATTTTCGTTCATTGTCTGCACAAGCTTTCGCTGATCTTTTGGCACTGCGCTTAAACGTACAGGCATTAGTATTAGGCGATGATTTCCGTTTTGGCCATGATCGTACCGGTGACAGTCAATTTTTGCGTAACTATGGCTTGCACGTGACCAACCTACATACGGTCACTGACGACAACCCTATTAATAACAATACGGCTGAGCGTATCAGCTCTACCCGCGTTCGTGATTTATTATTAGCAGGTGATATCTCCGCTGCCAATCAGCTACTTGGCCGTGATTACGCTATCACTGGCTTAGTGATTGGGGGTGATAAAATTGGCCGTACCCTGGACTTCCCAACTGCTAATATCGACTTGGCGCGGCTAAAACCCGCCTTACACGGTATCTTTGCGGTCGACGTGGTGGGTCTTGATAAGTATGGACAAATCATACCTAACGGACTAACTACATTAGCAGAAAATGAACAGACAGGGGTAGCCGGTCTGCGCTCGCATAGCTTATTTGGTACGGCTAGTGTTGGTATCAGACCGTCCGTCGATAAAGGACATGACTGGCGCCTAGAAGTACATTTCCCGCAGTTCCACGCGGACTTATATGAACAAACATTACACGTTCGATTTTTGCATTTTTTACACGGTGAACGTCATTATGACGGTCTTGAGGCGCTAAAATCTGGCATCAATAACGATGTCACAGATTTACTTGAATGGCGTGCGCAGCAGCCTGATTAG
- a CDS encoding malate dehydrogenase, with protein MKQPVRVAVTGAAGNISYAMLFRIASGEMLGKDQPIILQLLEIAPALDALKGVVMELEDCAFPLLAGIVQTDDANIAFKDIDYALLVGSRPRGPGMERKDLLEANAAIFSAQGKALNDVASRDVKVLVVGNPANTNAVIAQRNAPDLDPRNFTAMTRLDHNRAMAQLAGKTDSTINDVKKMIIWGNHSSTQYPDLTACTVNGKPALDLVDRDWYENTYIPEVQQRGAAIIKARGASSAASAANAAIAHVRTWVTGTEDNDWVSMGVYSNGEYGISEGLIYSFPCTCKNGDWSIVADVDVSSDFSKEKMAATEQELSEERDAVSHLLP; from the coding sequence ATGAAACAGCCTGTACGTGTTGCCGTAACTGGTGCCGCTGGTAATATCAGCTATGCCATGCTTTTTCGTATTGCATCTGGTGAGATGCTAGGTAAAGATCAGCCAATAATTTTGCAATTACTTGAAATCGCTCCAGCACTTGACGCACTTAAAGGTGTGGTCATGGAATTAGAAGACTGTGCATTTCCTTTATTAGCAGGTATCGTGCAAACTGATGATGCTAATATCGCTTTTAAAGATATTGACTATGCATTACTAGTAGGCTCACGTCCTCGTGGCCCAGGTATGGAACGTAAAGACCTGTTAGAGGCCAACGCTGCGATTTTCTCAGCACAAGGTAAAGCACTTAATGATGTCGCAAGCCGTGATGTTAAAGTTCTGGTAGTAGGTAACCCTGCTAATACCAACGCCGTTATCGCTCAGCGTAACGCACCAGATCTAGACCCACGCAATTTCACTGCGATGACTCGTTTGGATCATAACCGCGCAATGGCACAATTGGCTGGCAAAACTGACAGCACCATTAATGATGTGAAAAAGATGATCATCTGGGGCAACCATTCCTCAACTCAGTATCCTGATCTGACTGCTTGCACAGTAAACGGTAAGCCTGCGCTAGATTTAGTAGATCGTGATTGGTACGAAAACACTTATATCCCAGAAGTACAACAACGCGGTGCGGCAATTATTAAAGCACGTGGCGCCTCTTCTGCGGCCTCTGCTGCCAATGCTGCTATTGCACACGTGCGTACGTGGGTAACGGGTACTGAAGACAACGATTGGGTCTCAATGGGCGTTTATTCTAATGGCGAATACGGTATCTCTGAAGGCTTGATTTACTCATTCCCATGTACTTGCAAAAACGGCGACTGGTCTATCGTTGCTGACGTTGATGTGTCATCAGACTTCTCAAAAGAGAAGATGGCTGCCACTGAGCAAGAGCTTAGCGAAGAGCGTGACGCAGTATCACATCTACTACCATAA
- a CDS encoding transglycosylase SLT domain-containing protein codes for MIKHRAAKNIHGNSYDHNVMLKSTASSSSKPFNVSSLRVGALNLATAMSVLGLSQVACAEPAPYGGSYQQDNSIDSFTAAAQAADRGDISALYNYEQLMSGGLFAMYSTYWRMNLDLNSQSSAAVSQFVRQYPNTVMAEKLVADFAETKAASGDYASVRQVANLITNADSSERCAIGLGFNNGGDTMRALAEKSDVWLTTLKQPALCEQLATEMNNNALISNQDRAARLKRMLRKGKTGDIMALSSRLGTPIAYSALSDIQLNTSSFFSRFGMQPHSQTNQYLYLYALGRIADKSYREAALQLDFDIKQDNQRSARLLNEDTRRYAYRILGVQRMSHTTDDGFNSEAVDWFRSSLDDDFNFEEAEDYAKAAIRFGRWDDVIEAISRMDAETQKSGQWQYWLARAYEQSSDGNKRNIAKKMYQHLAKSNEYYGLMAKDKVGQRFDAGRLGGNNLPSVSGRDRARVMQDPSFARAFALYNAEASRAYANREWNWAVKVARDNRDDNLIIAAARQAHDMGWLDRAIYAIDNTDNANSLALSHPMPHQDAVVRYSQSAGIDPAWAYGIMRQESRFVTSARSNVGASGLMQIMPDTAKYIARNLGESYSASGANSGDTNIRYGTWYMSDILGKLNYQPVLATAGYNAGPNKAKRWQPTYGALAADQYVESIAYPETRDYVKHVMENATIYSSLLGRPEPISQRMGTIPAAF; via the coding sequence ATGATTAAGCACCGTGCTGCCAAAAACATTCATGGCAACAGTTATGACCACAACGTCATGCTTAAATCTACCGCAAGCAGTAGCTCTAAGCCTTTTAATGTTAGCTCGCTACGCGTTGGTGCGCTGAACTTGGCAACAGCGATGAGCGTGCTCGGATTATCACAGGTGGCCTGTGCAGAGCCGGCGCCTTATGGTGGTAGCTACCAGCAGGACAATAGCATCGACTCCTTCACCGCTGCAGCACAGGCAGCAGATCGCGGCGATATTAGTGCGCTATATAACTATGAGCAGTTGATGAGCGGCGGTTTATTTGCCATGTATTCTACTTACTGGCGCATGAACTTAGATTTGAATTCGCAAAGCTCGGCGGCGGTATCGCAGTTTGTACGTCAATACCCCAATACCGTTATGGCAGAAAAACTAGTAGCAGATTTTGCTGAGACCAAAGCGGCATCAGGTGATTACGCCTCTGTACGGCAAGTGGCGAACTTAATCACCAATGCGGATAGTAGTGAGCGCTGTGCGATTGGGCTTGGCTTTAATAACGGCGGCGATACCATGCGTGCGCTGGCCGAGAAGTCAGACGTTTGGTTGACTACCTTAAAGCAGCCAGCTTTGTGCGAACAGCTGGCAACGGAGATGAATAATAACGCGCTGATTAGCAATCAAGATCGTGCAGCCCGTCTCAAGCGTATGCTACGTAAAGGTAAGACCGGCGACATTATGGCGCTATCATCACGCCTTGGCACACCGATTGCCTATTCTGCATTAAGTGATATTCAGCTGAACACAAGCTCATTTTTTAGTCGCTTTGGCATGCAACCGCATAGCCAGACCAATCAATATCTGTACCTATATGCACTTGGTCGCATTGCTGATAAGTCCTATCGCGAGGCGGCATTACAGTTAGATTTTGATATCAAGCAAGACAATCAGCGCTCAGCACGATTGTTAAATGAGGACACCCGCCGCTATGCGTATCGTATTCTTGGGGTTCAGCGTATGAGCCACACCACCGATGATGGCTTTAACTCTGAGGCCGTTGATTGGTTTCGTAGCAGCTTAGATGATGACTTTAACTTTGAAGAAGCTGAAGACTATGCTAAGGCCGCTATTCGGTTTGGCCGCTGGGATGATGTCATTGAAGCTATATCACGGATGGATGCGGAAACTCAAAAGTCTGGTCAATGGCAGTATTGGCTAGCGCGAGCTTATGAGCAATCAAGTGATGGTAACAAGCGTAATATTGCCAAAAAGATGTATCAGCATTTGGCTAAGAGTAATGAATATTACGGGTTGATGGCAAAAGATAAAGTCGGTCAACGTTTTGACGCTGGTCGCTTAGGCGGTAACAATTTACCAAGTGTGAGTGGTAGGGATCGCGCGCGTGTCATGCAAGACCCAAGCTTCGCTCGTGCATTTGCGTTATACAACGCAGAGGCTAGCCGTGCTTATGCCAATCGAGAGTGGAACTGGGCGGTGAAGGTGGCGCGTGATAATCGTGATGACAATCTGATTATTGCTGCTGCTCGCCAAGCGCATGACATGGGCTGGCTCGATCGCGCTATCTACGCAATTGATAATACTGATAATGCCAATAGTTTGGCGCTATCGCATCCAATGCCGCACCAAGATGCGGTTGTGCGCTATAGTCAGTCAGCAGGGATTGATCCTGCTTGGGCCTATGGCATCATGCGCCAAGAGAGTCGTTTTGTAACCTCAGCGCGCTCTAATGTAGGAGCCAGTGGTTTGATGCAAATCATGCCCGATACAGCAAAATACATTGCCCGTAACTTAGGTGAGTCGTATAGTGCTAGCGGTGCAAACAGCGGCGATACTAATATTCGCTATGGTACTTGGTACATGAGTGATATCTTAGGGAAGCTGAACTACCAGCCGGTACTTGCAACTGCGGGCTATAATGCTGGTCCTAATAAGGCTAAGCGCTGGCAGCCAACTTATGGCGCGCTTGCCGCCGATCAGTATGTCGAATCGATTGCTTACCCTGAGACTCGCGATTACGTCAAGCATGTGATGGAAAATGCTACTATTTATAGTAGTTTATTGGGTCGTCCTGAGCCCATCAGTCAGCGTATGGGTACGATTCCCGCTGCGTTTTAA